The following nucleotide sequence is from Pasteurella multocida.
ATCAATCACTCTAAAGGTCATTTTTAAATGACTTGGTAACTGATCCAATTGCCAGTTTTCTGCTTCCACCGTCACCCCTGTCATACGACGAAGCTCGTAAATCAAACTCTCTAAAAGCGGTTTTTCAAGGGGTTTAGCTCGTCCTAAAAAGGCATCGGCATAATTCGGTGCGGGCACAAAATTACGACGTAAGGCTTTCGGTAAAGATTTAATTAAGGCAATAATTAATTCCTTACGCAATCCCGGAATTTGCCAATCAAACCCCGTCATTTCCACTTGGTTTAATAAAGGCAATGGAATATGTACTGTCACACCATCGGCATCCGTACCGGGTTCAAATTGATAAGTAAGCTTAAATTTCAAATTGCCTTGGTGCCAGAAATTTGGGAAATCCAATTCACTGACTTGTTTCGCATTTTCTTTGGTTAAAAAGGCTTTTTCAAAATTGAGTAATTCAGGATCTTGTTGGCTTATCTTTTTCCACCAACTATCAAAATGGCGCTGCGACACCACTTCCGTGCCAATGCGTTGATCATAAAAGTCAAACAATGTCCGTTCATCCACTAAAATATCGCGACGACGGCTTTTATGTTCTAGATCTTCGATCTCTTTGATCAGTTGACGATTTTGGTGGAAAAACTTATGTTTCGTGAACCAATCTCCTTCCACCAGCGCAGATTGAATAAAAATTTCACGACTAAGCAGTGGATCAATCGATCCATAATTCACTGGACGACTTGCCACAATAGGTACACCATAAAGGCTCACTTTTTCATCCGCCAGCACCGCCCCTTTAGACTTTGACCAGCGAGGCTCCGCGTAGGATTTTTTCACTAAATGCAAGGCTAGAGGCTCGATCCATTCTGGTTCAATATCCGCCACCATTCGTCCCCAAAGCCTTGAGGTTTCCACCAATTCCGCAGCCATGACCCATTTGGGCTGTTTTTTAAACAGCACAGAATTAGGAAAAATCGCAAAATGGGCATTACGCGCACCTAAATATTGGCTTTTTTCACTTTCTTTCATGCCAATATGGGAAAGTAAACCACTCAAAAGTGCGGTATGAATTTGGGCATATTCTGCAGGTTGTGAATTAATCGGCAAGCCCATTTCACGCACCGTCAAACGAATTTGATGATAAATATCCTGCCATTCTCGGATTCTTAAATAGTTTAAATAATCCTTTTGGCACAAACGGCGGAATTGATTTTTCGATAATGCTTTTTGTTGTGTTTGGATAAATTGCCATAAATTCAAAAAGGCGAGAAAATCGGATTTTTTATCGGCAAAACGGCGATGTTTATCGTCAGCAGATTGTTGTTTTTCCTGCGGACGTTCACGGGGATCTTGAATAGAAAGCGCAGACACGATAATCATCACTTCATGTAAACAATTAAATTTCACCGCAGTCAACAACATTTTGGCTAAACGTGGATCCACGGGTAGCTGCGCTAATTGTTTACCCTGTTGTGTTAATTGACGCTTTTCGCCAAATTTGGTTTTCACAAAATGAAACACTTCCAGCTCTTCGAGGAGTTTAATGCCGTCTTGGATATTGCGTTTATCCGGCGCATCCACAAAGGGAAAGGCATCAATATCATCTAAGCCCAATGCGGTCATTTGTAAAATCACCGAGGCTAAATTGGTGCGTAAAATTTCAGGATCGGTAAATTCAGGACGGCTGTTAAAATCCTCTTCTGAATATAAACGAATACAAATCCCTTCACTGACCCGTCCGCAACGTCCTTTACGTTGATTAGCGGACGCTTGTGAAATCGGCTCAATCGGTAAACGCTGCACTTTAGTGCGGTAACTATAACGGGAGATTCTGGCAGTACCCGGATCGATCACATATTTGATCCCCGGTACCGTTAAGGAGGTTTCTGCCACGTTGGTGGCAAGCACAATGCGGTTTAAGCCTGATGGATGAAAAATTTTATTCTGTTCTTGTGCTGACAAGCGAGCAAAGAGCGGTAGGATTTCTGTGTGTTTTAAATCTTGTTTTTGCAATGCTTCTGCGGTATCACGAATTTCTCGCTCGCCATTCATAAAAATCAAGATATCGCCACGCCCTTCTGCTTGCAGTTCATCCACCGCATCTAAAATGGCTTGCAATTGATCTTGCTCTTCATTTTCGACCACGGGACGATAACGCACTTCCACTGGATAAGTTCTACCTGATACTTCAATAATTGGAGCATTGTTAAAATGTTTAGAAAAACGTTCCACATCAATGGTAGCAGAAGTAATGATCACTTTCAGATCGGGACGTTTTGGCAGAAGTTGTTTTAAATAACCTAGAATAAAATCATTATTCAGGCTACGTTCGTGTGCTTCGTCAATAATCAGCGTATCATATTGATTCAAAAAACGATCGTTTTGAATTTCAGCTAACAAAATTCCATCGGTCATCAATTTGACCATAGTATTATCACTGATTTGATCGTTAAAACGTACCTTATAACCCACAAGATCGCCCAGCTCGCTTTTTAATTCTTCGGCAATACGGCTTGCCACAGAACGTGCGGCGATTCGACGAGGTTGTGTGTGCCCAATTAAACCTTTTGTTCCGCGCCCTAATTCCAAACACATCTTGGGTAATTGCGTAGTTTTACCCGAGCCCGTCTCTCCCGCAATCACCACAACTTGATGTTGTGAAATCAATTTTTGAATTTCTGCTTTGCGTTGGCTAACCGGTAAATTTTCTGGAAATTCAATTGTTTTGACCGCACTTTTACGTTGCATTAAACGTACTTGTGCGAGTTGAATCTGCTCTTCAATTTCAGTGGCAACCGTTTGTTGCGTTTGTACATTTTTAATGCTGGATAGCCCCTTAATACGTGCCAACAACTGGCGATAATCCACATTCATCACATCTTTTAATTGTGTGAAAAGTGCCTGTTGCAAGGTATTAAATGGGCTGTTCTTAGTGCTTTTTTTCATCATGACTTATTTTTATAACTTCTATAAGCTAACATCGCCCAACCAATTAGAAATAACGTGCCACCAATTGGCGTTAACCAAGCAACGGATTTTGTTGCCCCTAACGCTAAGGCGTACAAACTACCACTTAAAGAGGACAATACCTAAACTCCAGGTTGAACCAAT
It contains:
- the hrpA gene encoding ATP-dependent RNA helicase HrpA, translated to MKKSTKNSPFNTLQQALFTQLKDVMNVDYRQLLARIKGLSSIKNVQTQQTVATEIEEQIQLAQVRLMQRKSAVKTIEFPENLPVSQRKAEIQKLISQHQVVVIAGETGSGKTTQLPKMCLELGRGTKGLIGHTQPRRIAARSVASRIAEELKSELGDLVGYKVRFNDQISDNTMVKLMTDGILLAEIQNDRFLNQYDTLIIDEAHERSLNNDFILGYLKQLLPKRPDLKVIITSATIDVERFSKHFNNAPIIEVSGRTYPVEVRYRPVVENEEQDQLQAILDAVDELQAEGRGDILIFMNGEREIRDTAEALQKQDLKHTEILPLFARLSAQEQNKIFHPSGLNRIVLATNVAETSLTVPGIKYVIDPGTARISRYSYRTKVQRLPIEPISQASANQRKGRCGRVSEGICIRLYSEEDFNSRPEFTDPEILRTNLASVILQMTALGLDDIDAFPFVDAPDKRNIQDGIKLLEELEVFHFVKTKFGEKRQLTQQGKQLAQLPVDPRLAKMLLTAVKFNCLHEVMIIVSALSIQDPRERPQEKQQSADDKHRRFADKKSDFLAFLNLWQFIQTQQKALSKNQFRRLCQKDYLNYLRIREWQDIYHQIRLTVREMGLPINSQPAEYAQIHTALLSGLLSHIGMKESEKSQYLGARNAHFAIFPNSVLFKKQPKWVMAAELVETSRLWGRMVADIEPEWIEPLALHLVKKSYAEPRWSKSKGAVLADEKVSLYGVPIVASRPVNYGSIDPLLSREIFIQSALVEGDWFTKHKFFHQNRQLIKEIEDLEHKSRRRDILVDERTLFDFYDQRIGTEVVSQRHFDSWWKKISQQDPELLNFEKAFLTKENAKQVSELDFPNFWHQGNLKFKLTYQFEPGTDADGVTVHIPLPLLNQVEMTGFDWQIPGLRKELIIALIKSLPKALRRNFVPAPNYADAFLGRAKPLEKPLLESLIYELRRMTGVTVEAENWQLDQLPSHLKMTFRVIDDKGKKIAESMDLDSLKFQLKDQVQESISAVADDGIEQSGIHVWNFDSLPQCYEQKKRGFTVKAFPAIVDEKEAVGIKLFETEFEQQVAMQQGLRRLLLLNVPSPIKYLHEKLPNKSKLGLYFTPFGRVLDLIDDCIACAVDKLIVEFGGLVWNEADFDKLRDFIRENLNEATVEIAKQVEQILILTYELNKRLKGKMDFTMAFALSDIKAQLNGLIYQGFVQKTGYTRLNDLQRYLQAIDKRIDKLLQDVNRDRAAMLRVEQVSQAYQQLLAKLPKSKPHSDEVKEIPYMIEELRVSLFAQQLGTKYPISDKRILNVIAAIS